A window from Aquiluna borgnonia encodes these proteins:
- a CDS encoding SulP family inorganic anion transporter, which yields MRQRRSVKPWTAHTIRNLLAGLTVAVVALPLALAFGIGSGLGAEAGLVTAIVAGVLAAAFGGSKYQVSGPTGAMTVILIPIVASYGPAAVLQIGLMAAGFLIIAAALRLGKHIHRLPTSLIEGFTAGIAIVIALQQVAFVLGVELEANQHIWESVVVEVRTWLEQPEPTALLLGTLVVVVNIFGANRWPKLPLALISVSMATLVTQALGLEMQQIGELPSGLGSPNFDFLTSGNWLNLLLPALAVAFLAGLEGLLSAKIADRLARDDSHNPDRELLGQGLANIAVPFFGGVPATAALARTAVNVRAGATSRVAAVSHGIFLLIFVLLLSEWISLIPLAALGGVLIATAYHMVRIEELVTTARTSRLDGFVLVTTLVATVMLDLISALAIGLVLYLSLRKTKLSERKIPIDFEETLGD from the coding sequence ATGCGCCAAAGACGGTCAGTAAAGCCCTGGACCGCGCACACCATTCGAAATTTACTGGCAGGTCTCACAGTCGCCGTAGTGGCCCTTCCGTTGGCTCTGGCATTCGGAATAGGTTCAGGATTGGGTGCAGAAGCAGGTCTAGTTACAGCAATAGTCGCGGGCGTGCTGGCTGCAGCATTCGGGGGAAGTAAGTATCAGGTCTCTGGGCCTACCGGCGCCATGACTGTCATATTGATTCCAATTGTTGCCAGCTATGGCCCGGCAGCAGTGCTGCAAATAGGCCTGATGGCCGCTGGATTCTTGATTATTGCTGCAGCCCTGAGGCTCGGGAAACACATTCATCGCCTTCCCACCTCTTTGATTGAAGGCTTCACTGCCGGCATCGCAATCGTGATTGCCCTGCAGCAGGTTGCCTTTGTCCTCGGCGTTGAACTGGAAGCGAATCAGCACATCTGGGAATCGGTGGTCGTTGAGGTGCGAACCTGGCTCGAGCAACCAGAGCCAACCGCTCTCTTGCTTGGAACACTGGTCGTTGTAGTCAATATTTTTGGGGCGAACCGTTGGCCCAAACTCCCTCTCGCGCTAATTTCAGTTTCAATGGCCACACTGGTGACTCAAGCCTTAGGTCTTGAGATGCAGCAAATCGGAGAACTACCAAGCGGGCTTGGCAGCCCGAATTTTGACTTTTTGACCTCAGGTAACTGGCTCAACCTTTTACTACCGGCCCTTGCAGTCGCCTTCCTGGCGGGCCTGGAGGGTTTGCTTTCGGCAAAAATTGCAGATCGGCTGGCTCGAGACGATTCGCACAACCCAGATAGAGAACTGCTTGGGCAGGGTCTGGCAAACATTGCGGTCCCGTTTTTTGGCGGGGTTCCCGCAACCGCGGCGCTGGCGAGAACGGCCGTGAATGTTAGAGCGGGTGCGACCAGCCGAGTCGCCGCGGTGAGCCACGGGATATTTCTTCTGATTTTTGTGCTGTTGCTATCCGAGTGGATTTCGCTGATTCCACTGGCAGCTCTGGGCGGAGTGCTGATAGCCACCGCCTACCACATGGTCCGAATTGAAGAGCTGGTAACTACAGCAAGGACTTCCCGGCTCGACGGGTTTGTGCTGGTGACAACACTCGTCGCCACTGTGATGCTGGATCTCATCAGCGCACTCGCGATTGGGCTGGTCCTCTACCTGAGCCTAAGAAAAACCAAGCTCAGCGAGCGAAAAATTCCAATTGACTTCGAAGAGACCCTCGGGGACTAA